The nucleotide sequence TGATCTCACAACGCCGTCGGTACAAGGACTATATGCTGTATAAGTTCATTCTGATCTTCAGCTTATTTTCTTCAACCCTAGCATGTTCATCGCCTACATCTAACACACAATTGCCTGTACAATCTCATACGGAAACAGACCCATTATCACCGGAGCTTACGTTTGGCATTATATATCCAATGGCACATTCCTTCTATGAAGTTGTGACAGAGAACGCCGAGGAGGTCGCTAAGGTTTCCGGTATTGAATTAATCGTTAAAGCGCCTGATGAGGCTAATCTGGAACAGCAAATTCGAATCATGGAAACGCTGATCCGCCAAAATGTCGATGGGATTGCAATCGATCCTATCGATTCCGTTGCACTCACTCCTTACATTAATAAAGCTATTAATGCTGGTATTCCAGTAATCTGCTTTGAATCCGATTCTCCTGCGAGCCACCGATTATCCTTTATTGGAGCCGATAATTTACAATCGGGAACCCGGATGGGTGAAGCGATTAACCAGTTGTTGAAAGGAAGAGGAATGGTTCTTGTAGAAACAGGGATGGAGCGAGTGGAAAGCTTGAGCGAACGGTTGGAAGGATTTCTGAATTATATCAACAATAAGACGGATATCGATGTATTGGAGGTTCGATATAATGAAGGGAATAAAGAACGCGCATTGTTGCAATTAGAGCAAATGATCGACGATCATCCCCACTTTGACGCCTTTGTCGCCCTAGACTTTATATCCGGCTCCGGCTCCGTATTGGTATGGAAAGCAAAGGGACTTAACCGTTATGCCCTTACTCTTGGAATGATGCCTGAATTGAAAGAAGCGATTCGAAATGGACAAATCACGATTGCCCTCTCACAAAATGAAGGGTTATGGGGTGAACTGATTGTAAAGTATCTGCTACAAGCACATAACGGCAAAGAGATACCCGAATTTGTCGATACGGGTATCTCTCTTGTAGATTTGGAAGCACTAAAGTAAATGGCTCTAAGCACCCTATACATGACCCAACCTTACGCACTTGCTCCGCCTAATTGCAGCTGATACATCGCATGGTATTTACCTCCATGCTCCATCAGCTGCTCATGGTTGCCGCGCTCCACAATTCGCCCATGATCAAGCACAAGAATTTGATCAGCCGCACGAATCGTCGATAAGCGATGCGCAATGACGAACGTTGTCCGCCCCCGCTTCAGCACGTCAAGTGCTTGCTGAATAATGGCCTCAGTCTCTGTATCAATACTCGCCGTAGCTTCATCGAGAATAAGGATCGCTGGGTCGTATGCAAGCGCACGCGCAAATGAAATTAATTGACGCTGTCCTGCAGACAAGGTACTTCCCTTCTCAATAACGGGTTCATCAAGGCCACCGGGAAGCTGCATGAACATGTCATACGCACCTACATCCCGAAGCGCTTGCTCCACCTTATCTCTACTAATGTTCGGATTATCGAGACTGACATTCGAGGCAATCGTACCTGTGAACAAGAATGGATCTTGAAGTACAATACCCATATGCTCGCGCAACTGTTGCTTCGACAAATCTCGAACATCAATACCATCGATCGAAATTAAACCACGCTCTACATCATAGAACCGGAACAATAGGTTGAGAATTGAGCTTTTTCCCGAGCCCGTA is from Candidatus Cohnella colombiensis and encodes:
- a CDS encoding substrate-binding domain-containing protein, translated to MISQRRRYKDYMLYKFILIFSLFSSTLACSSPTSNTQLPVQSHTETDPLSPELTFGIIYPMAHSFYEVVTENAEEVAKVSGIELIVKAPDEANLEQQIRIMETLIRQNVDGIAIDPIDSVALTPYINKAINAGIPVICFESDSPASHRLSFIGADNLQSGTRMGEAINQLLKGRGMVLVETGMERVESLSERLEGFLNYINNKTDIDVLEVRYNEGNKERALLQLEQMIDDHPHFDAFVALDFISGSGSVLVWKAKGLNRYALTLGMMPELKEAIRNGQITIALSQNEGLWGELIVKYLLQAHNGKEIPEFVDTGISLVDLEALK